The Erpetoichthys calabaricus chromosome 5, fErpCal1.3, whole genome shotgun sequence genome has a segment encoding these proteins:
- the LOC127528000 gene encoding jerky protein homolog-like has protein sequence MIEKRSKTTVSSYEKLDEALFLWFTQERQKGIPITGPLIQEKALQLNKLMDGDVSFTASCGFLDRWKKRHGIRQLTITGEKLSADNEAAVEYLEEFKCIISSYSPQQVYNADETGLNFKALPTKSLASQEERSAPGFKMDKQRLTVLACSNASATNKFPLMVIGKSAKPRCFKNMNMNSLPVFYRNQKKAWMDRALFKEWFDKQFVPKVKAFNKENGLPPRALLLIDNAPSHPEEMQLVCDDIKAIFLPPNVTSILQPMDQGVLQALKQNYRKMLLRSLLEDNEELTILDKLMKMNIKDVIYWVAEAWENTCKESLQKSWKNLWPELEFVQTVFPPTKENCELLQLVKRMPGCENAEEECVEEWTAVDDCGHEEYTDEDIVAAVQGKSADLDADDSEKEGDAPTDVVPHTAAASALDLALRYVEQHADATPTDVMFMRRWRNIASSSRFSLLRQKEITDFIS, from the coding sequence atgattgaaaaacgTAGCAAGACgacagtgtcttcttatgaaaaaTTGGACGAAGCACTTTTCTTATGGTTTacacaagaaagacagaaaggaatcCCTATCACTGGCCCTCTAATTCAAGAAAAGGCTCTTCAATTGAACAAGCTCATGGACGGTGACGTATCATTTACGGCTAGTTGTGGTTTCTTAGACCGATGGAAGAAAAGACACGGAATCAGGCAGCTTACAATAACTGGGGAGAAATTGTCAGCGGACAACGAAGCAGCTGTTGAATACCTTGAGGAGTTCAAATGCATCATTTCTTCCTACTCGCCCCAGCAAGTTTACAACGCAGATGAGACAGGACTTAACTTTAAAGCATTGCCTACCAAAAGTCTTGCATCACAAGAGGAACGATCTGCACCAGggtttaaaatggataaacagcGCCTAACTGTGTTGGCCTGCAGCAATGCTTCTGCCACAAATAAGTTTCCACTGATGGTTATCGGCAAATCGGCAAAACCACGCTGTTTTAAGAACATGAACATGAACTCTCTCCCTGTTTTttacagaaatcaaaagaaagctTGGATGGATCGTGCCTTGTTCAAAGAATGGTTTGACAAGCAATTTGTGCCAAAAGTAAAGgcgtttaacaaagaaaatggattGCCTCCTCGTGCTTTATTACTTATAGACAATGCTCCGTCACATCCAGAAGAAATGCAACTTGTTTGCGATGATATCAAGGCTATTTTTCTCCCACCAAATGTcacatcaattttgcagccaatggACCAAGGGGTTTTGCAGGCTTTGAAACAGAATTATAGAAAAATGCTTCTTCGTAGCCTACTTGAAGATAATGAAGAGCTAACAATTTTGGATAAACTCATGAAAATGAACATCAAAGATGTTATTTACTGGGTTGCAGAAGCTTGGGAAAACACATGCAAGGAATCCTTACAGAAGTCTTGGAAAAATCTCTGGCCTGAGCTAGAGTTTGTCCAAACAGTTTTCCCCCCGACAAAAGAAAATTGCGAACTTCTTCAATTGGTGAAAAGAATGCCAGGTTGTGAAAATGCAGAAGAAGAGTGCGTGGAAGAGTGGACGGCCGTTGACGACTGTGGCCATGAAGAATACACAGATGAGGACATTGTGGCAGCTGTGCAGGGAAAGTCAGCTGATCTTGACGCAGACGACAGTGAGAAGGAAGGGGACGCGCCGACTGATGTTGTTCCACACACTGCCGCAGCCAGTGCCCTTGATCTCGCTTTGCGCTACGTTGAGCAACACGCCGATGCAACCCCAACAGATGTTATGTTTATGCGGCGTTGGCGAAACATTGCTTCTTCAAGCCGTTTTAGTTTGTTGCGTCAGAAGGAGATCACTGACTTTATCTCTTAG